One Desulfovibrio inopinatus DSM 10711 genomic window, CGCGCACGGGGCCACATTGTCGAAGCCAAACTCGACAAAGGACGCGGTCCTGTTGCAACCGTTCTTATTCAGGAAGGAACACTTAAACAAGGCGAAGCCTTTGTATGTGGTGTCTTCCACGGCCGTGTTCGCGCCATGTTTGATGATCAGGGCAAAAAGATCAAAGAAGCGGGTCCTTCGCTTCCGGTCGAAGTCCAAGGGTTTGACGGCGTGCCCGAAGCGGGTGAAGAATTCGTTGGAGTGGAAGACGATAAAGTCGCTCGCCGCATTGCCGATACCCGTATGTCCAAGCAGCGCGAACGTGAACTCGGCAAGAAGAGCAAGGTGACGTTGGAAACCTTGTTTGAAGCCAAGCGTGATGCTGAAATCCTCACGTTGAATGTGGTGCTCAAAGCTGACGTGCAAGGTTCGCTTGAAGCTATTACCGATGCACTGAAAAAGCTCTCCACCGAGAAGGTTCGTGTTCATATCGCACACTCAGGAGCCGGTGCCATTACGGAAACCGATATCTTGCTCGCTTCGGCATCCGAAGGCATTATCATTGGCTTCAACGTCCGACCGACGGTCAAAGTCAAAGAGATTGCCGAGCAAGAAGGTGTGGACATTCGTTTTTACGACATTATCTACAAGCTTGTCAGTGACATCAAAGACGCCATGGCAGGCATGCTTGCTCCGGTTATCCGTGAGCAGTATCTGGGCCAGGCCGAAGTCCGGCAAACCTTTAGTGTTCCCAAGGTTGGCATTGTTGCCGGCTTGGGGGTACTCGACGGCAAGATCACTCGCAACGCCGGTGTTCGATTGCTGCGTGAAGGGGTGGTCGTCTATACGGGCAAGCTCAACTCGCTCAAACGTTTCAAAGACGATGTGCGCGAAGTGGCCAAAGGCTACGAATGCGGTGCCGGATTGGAAAACTATAACGACATCAAAGTGGGCGATGTTATCGAAGCCTTCGAAGAAGTCGAAGAACGCGATACGTTGTAGACCGCTATGGTGATCGGCATTTTGACCATGCACCTCGTGTTGCACGGTAATAATTCGCTGAAGGGAAAGCGCAAAGTTGCGCTTTCCCTGAAGCAAAAATTGCGCAACAAGTTTAATGTTGCCGTTAGCGAAATTGCCGAGCACGATACCCATTCTGTTCTTGTTTTGGCCGCTGTTACGGTGTCAAACGATGCCAACCGAGCACGAAGCCAACTGCAAAAGGCTCTCAACATGGTTGAAGCCACACATTTAGCCGACCTTGAATACGACGATATCGAATTGATCGGCGCCTAAACAACGAGCACGTTTCCTCGACGTAAAGGATTCCGTTTCGGATGAGCCGTCACATATCGTTGGCTTACCGGCTCCACATTCTGTAACCGATCCGGGAGACGACTTTCTTACGAGTCTATCGAATATGAAACATGCGACTTCACGCCGATCCATGCGACTTGGCGACCAAATTTTTCGTGAGCTTGCCTCGCTCATTTCCACCGAAATCAAAGACCCACGACTGGAGTTGGTTTCTATTACCGGCGTTGTTCTCAACGCCGATATGAAAATTGCTCTTGTCCGTTATACTGTTATGGGTGATGAAGCCCGGCATGCCGAGGCTCAAAAGGGATTGGAAAAAGCTACAGGGCATTTGCGTTCTCAACTGAGTCGGGCGCTGCGTATCAAGTTTGTGCCTGAATTACGTTTTGAGCGTGATCAATTCCTTGAGGATATGGTGTATGTCGACAATCCCAGCTGATATCGCTGATCTTCTTACTCGGGAAGACAATTTTCTTGTCGCTGCCCATTTCAATCCCGATGGTGATGCGATTGGGGCTACGGCAGCTCTTGGGTTTATTTTGTCCGCTCTCGGCAAACAATTTCAGTTGTATAATGCAACGGGGATACCGCCACAGTTTGTGTGGATGGCTTTGCCTGGCCCTCTCGTCACAGAGCTTCCACCTGCAGACAGTATTTCTTGGATTATTACGCTTGATAGTGGGGATGCCGACAGGCTCGGAGCAGATCTTAAAGCGCTGTTGCCGAAAAAGCAGTCCATCAACATTGATCATCATTTAGGTAACCCCGAATATGGCACGCTGAATTGGGTCGATACTACAGCTTCGTCTACGGGAGAGATGATTTCCCGTCTTGCTGATGCCCTGGGATTGGCTTTGCGTGGGTCCCTCGCTGAAGCGATTTATACGGCCATGGTTACTGACACCGGAGGATTTCGATTCTCCAATACGCGCCCCGAGACCATGGAGCTTGCCGCACGTATGATCCGTGCCGGCCTTAATCCCGGATTGGTCAATGCGAAAATTGACAATCAATGGACCATGGCGCGAATCAAGCTTTGGTCTGAAGTCATGTCGAATGTGGCTATGTACTCCGATGGACGTATTGGTGTTATCCGACTCCCGGTAGATATTTTTGATCGAACCGGTGCAACACGCGCTGATTGTGACGGACTGATCAATAATGTCATGCGTATCCGAGGGGTACGCGTGGCCATGAGTCTCCGTGAAGACACCGACTATATTAAATTTAGTTTGCGATCAGTCGGCGATGTCAATGTTCGCGATGTCGCGGCATCTTTTGGCGGCGGCGGGCATAAAAATGCTGCCGGTGGGCAGATTGTGTCTGATTTGGAAACGGCTCAAGCGCAACTGCTTGAGGCGGTCGAACCCATTGCAACGGATGGAGTTTAATGGGACGTCGACGCGGTGCACGCCGCCCAGATCGATTCCACGGGGTTGTTGTTATCAACAAACCCACAGGGCCGACGTCGGCAGGGTGTGTGAATCAGATCAAACGTATTTTCGATCAGGGAAAAGTCGGTCATGCCGGTACCCTTGATCCTATGGCTTCCGGCGTTCTCGTTGTTCTTTTGGGCCGGGGCACAAAGATTGCTTCGTATGTCTCCGGTGGGTATAAAATCTATCGTGGTGAGTTGATGCTTGGCCAAACGACAGATACGTACGACACCGAAGGGACGATAACGGCAACTGCTCCTTGGGAGCACATCACTGCAGCAGAAGCTGAAGCCGCGGTGTTGGCTTGGAATGAAACTACTGAGCAAGAGGTTCCACCGTATGCTGCGGCAAAACATGAAGGTCAGCCGCTGTATAAAATTGCTCGTCAGGGTGGTGACGTTCCCGTTAAAACAAAGCATATTGTTGTTTCCGAGGCCGAAGTTCTTTCCATGGACTTGCCTCGTATTCATTTCCGAGTCCGGGTTTCTCCCGGCACGTACATCCGCTCCCTGGTCCACAGCTTGGGGATGCGACTTTCGTGCGGTGCCGTGATGACGGCTTTGACTCGGGAATATAGCCATCCGTTTGCACTCGACCATGCGCATGAACTTGATGTTCTTGCCGCAAATCCCGAGACCGTGGCAGAGGCCGTGATTCCCATGGCCGATGCCTTGCCGCACTGGCCGCGTTTCGTGGTGTCGACAGCGCAGGCCGATATGGTCCGCAACGGGAAATGGCTCGATGTGGTCAAAACTCCTCCGCTCGAAGCTCCGAGAGTTCCCGGTGGCCCGTGCGAATCCGATGGAGATGACGCCGTACGTGCGCTCTGTCTGGATGAAAATGGAGAAGCCTTGGCCATGGTTGAGCGTCAATTGCAGGATGGCGTGGAACGGTGGGCGATACTGCGCGGCTTATGGTAGCTGCTTCGCTCGTTGGCATGACAACATTATAACAAGGAGAAGACGCTGTGGTCATGACGCCTGAAACGAAGGCTAAGATTATTGAAGAATACAAGAAGCACGACGGTGACACCGGTTCCCCGGAAGTCCAGATTGCGTTGCTTTCCAACCGTATTACTTACCTGACCGACCATTTTAAGAAGCACGCCAAGGACTATCACTCCCGCAATGGCCTGCTCAAACTCGTCGGCCAGCGCCGCAAGCTTCTGAACTACTTGAAAAAGAAAGATATTCAGCGCTATCGCGACATCATCGCGCGCTTGGGTATCCGCAAGTAGTCAAGCCGTTTTTTCGCGGGGGTCACACGGGTGGCTCCCGCGTTTGTGTCTTGGGCTGGAGCGTGTTCTGTGTTGCGATACATGAGCACGTGATTCGTCCACGATACAGCCCTCCAACCGACTGGGATGGGCAAACGTTCGCGCGGAACCGGTTTCAATACGCGCGCCCGCTGGCGCAACCCGAAAAGAATTAGGGTTTTGCGACAGCCGTCGCGCTTGTTGCGTTCCGAGACCGTCTTGCGAAATGCCCGGACCGGTACAGAAAAGGAAAGCCTATGCCTTCACCCTTTGTATCTACTCGAATTGAAGCAAAAGCCGGACAGAATAATTACATCCTCGAAACTGGTCGCCTGGCCAATCAAGCCGATGGTGCGATTTGGATTCAAGCCGGGGGAACTGTTGTTCTTGTCACGGTTTGCACACAGGCCCTTGAAGTCGACAAAGGATTCTTTCCGCTTGTTGTTGACTATCAGGAAATGTCGTACGCGGCCGGTCGTATTCCGGGGAGCTATTTCCGTCGTGAAATTGGTCGTCCCTCGGAACGTGAAGTTCTTGTATGCCGCCTTATCGACCGACCCTGTCGTCCGCTTTTCCCCAAAGGATTTCGAGACGAAGTCCAAATCATTGCAACGGTTCTTTCGGCCGAT contains:
- a CDS encoding DUF503 domain-containing protein, with the translated sequence MVIGILTMHLVLHGNNSLKGKRKVALSLKQKLRNKFNVAVSEIAEHDTHSVLVLAAVTVSNDANRARSQLQKALNMVEATHLADLEYDDIELIGA
- the rbfA gene encoding 30S ribosome-binding factor RbfA, with the translated sequence MKHATSRRSMRLGDQIFRELASLISTEIKDPRLELVSITGVVLNADMKIALVRYTVMGDEARHAEAQKGLEKATGHLRSQLSRALRIKFVPELRFERDQFLEDMVYVDNPS
- a CDS encoding DHH family phosphoesterase gives rise to the protein MSTIPADIADLLTREDNFLVAAHFNPDGDAIGATAALGFILSALGKQFQLYNATGIPPQFVWMALPGPLVTELPPADSISWIITLDSGDADRLGADLKALLPKKQSINIDHHLGNPEYGTLNWVDTTASSTGEMISRLADALGLALRGSLAEAIYTAMVTDTGGFRFSNTRPETMELAARMIRAGLNPGLVNAKIDNQWTMARIKLWSEVMSNVAMYSDGRIGVIRLPVDIFDRTGATRADCDGLINNVMRIRGVRVAMSLREDTDYIKFSLRSVGDVNVRDVAASFGGGGHKNAAGGQIVSDLETAQAQLLEAVEPIATDGV
- the truB gene encoding tRNA pseudouridine(55) synthase TruB, which encodes MGRRRGARRPDRFHGVVVINKPTGPTSAGCVNQIKRIFDQGKVGHAGTLDPMASGVLVVLLGRGTKIASYVSGGYKIYRGELMLGQTTDTYDTEGTITATAPWEHITAAEAEAAVLAWNETTEQEVPPYAAAKHEGQPLYKIARQGGDVPVKTKHIVVSEAEVLSMDLPRIHFRVRVSPGTYIRSLVHSLGMRLSCGAVMTALTREYSHPFALDHAHELDVLAANPETVAEAVIPMADALPHWPRFVVSTAQADMVRNGKWLDVVKTPPLEAPRVPGGPCESDGDDAVRALCLDENGEALAMVERQLQDGVERWAILRGLW
- the rpsO gene encoding 30S ribosomal protein S15, coding for MVMTPETKAKIIEEYKKHDGDTGSPEVQIALLSNRITYLTDHFKKHAKDYHSRNGLLKLVGQRRKLLNYLKKKDIQRYRDIIARLGIRK